In Lolium rigidum isolate FL_2022 chromosome 3, APGP_CSIRO_Lrig_0.1, whole genome shotgun sequence, the genomic window TTCTTCCAGCAGAAACCGCCAGAGCTCCCGGGCAAGGGTATTAGCACAAACAACCCTTGATGCTGAACTCAATGCTGAATATGAAGAATCTGGTGACTCCTTCGACTACTCCAAGCTGGTTGAAGCACAGAGGGACGCTCCACCTGTGCAGCAAGGGCGGTCGGAGAAGGTCATAGCCTACTTACAGCACATTCAGAAAGGAAAGGTAATCCAAACATTTGGTTGCCTATTGGTCCTTGATGAGAAGACCTTCAACGTCATCGCGTTTAGTGAGAACGCACCAGAAATGCTTACTACGGTCAGCCATGCGGTACCCAGTGTTGATGACCCCCCAAGGCTGGGTATTGGCACCAATATACGGTCACTTTTCAGTGACCAAGGTGCCACAGCACTGCATAAGGCACTAGGGTTTGCTGATGTTTCTTTGTTGAATCCTATCCTAGTACAGTGCAAGACCTCAGGCAAGCCTTTCTATGCCATTGTTCATCGAGCAACTGGTTGTTTGGTGATAGACTTTGAGCCTGTAAAGCCTACAGAATTTCCTGCCACTGCTGCTGGGGCTTTGCAGTCTTACAAGCTTGCTGCCAAGGCAATCTCCAAGATCCAGTCATTGCCAGGTGGAAGCATGGAGGTGCTATGCAATACTGTGGTTAAGGAAGTTTTTGACCTTACAGGGTATGATAGGGTTATGGCTTACAAGTTCCATGAAGATGACCATGGTGAGGTCTTTGCCGAGATCACAAAGCCTGGTCTTGAGCCTTATCTAGGCCTGCACTATCCAGCCACTGATATTCCTCAAGCAGCCAGGTTTcttttcatgaagaacaaagtacgGATGATTTGTGATTGCCGTGCGAGATCCATAAAGGTCATCGAAGCTGAGGCACTCCCCTTTGATATTAGCTTGTGTGGTTCAGCACTCAGGGCACCACACAGTTGTCACCTTCAGTATATGGAGAACATGAATTCGATTGCATCCCTTGTCATGGCTGTTGTGGTTAATGAGAATGAAGAGGATGATGAAGCTGAGTCTGAACAACCAGCGCAACAGCAGCAGAAGAAGAAACTATGGGGCCTCCTTGTTTGCCACCATGAGAGCCCAAGATATGTCCCTTTTCCGCTGCGTTATGCTTGTGAGTTCTTAGCTCAGGTGTTCGCTGTCCATGTCAACAGGGAGTTTGAATTAGAGAAACAGTTGCGTGAGAAGAGCATACTGAGGATGCAAACAATGCTCTCTGATATGCTGTTCAGAGAAGCCTCTCCCCTGACTATTGTATCAGGGACACCCAATATCATGGACCTAGTCAAATGTGATGGTGCTGCTCTCCTTTATGGGGGCAAAGTATGGCGTCTGCGTAATGCTCCAACCGAGTCTCAGATACATGATATAGCCTTCTGGCTATCAGATGTTCACAGGGATTCCACTGGCCTGAGTACTGACAGCCTCCATGATGCTGGCTATCCTGGAGCTTCTGCTCTTGGTGATATGATTTGTGGAATGGCAGTGGCTAAGATCAACTCCAACGATATTCTTTTTTGGTTCAGGTCACATACGGCTGCCGAAATCAGATGGGGAGGTGCAAAGAATGATCCGTTGGACATGGATGACAGCAGAAGGATGCACCCTAGGTTGTCTTTCAAAGCCTTCCTTGAAGTTGTCAAGATGAAGAGCTTGTCTTGGACTGACTATGAGATGGATGCTATTCATTCATTGCAACTTATACTTCGAGGGACACTGAATGATGCCAGCAAGCCAAAGCGGGAATCTAGTTTAGATAACCAGATTGGTGATCTAAAACTTGATGGGCTTGCTGAACTGCAGGCGGTGACCAGTGAAATGGTTCGTCTAATGGAAACAGCAACTGTTCCAATCTTGGCAGTAGATGGCAATGGACTGGTCAACGGGTGGAATCAGAAAGCAGCGGAGTTGACTGGGCTAAGAGTTGATGATGCAATAGGAAGACACATACTTACACTTGTGGAGGAGTCCTCTGTACCAGTTGTCCAGAGGATGCTATATCTAGCTCTGCAGGGTGAGTAAacttgttttctttatttacaccTTCCTCTCCTTTAGCATGCTTCTTAGTCAGCAActttgttttatcttttttataaTATAATTTGTGTACTGAACTTAACTGGTTATTGTGCCACCTGCTTACACAATTTATACTAGATAACTTAGTAGTATCGGTCATGGGTCTCTAAATATTTCATTGATGAAGCAGGTAAAGAAGAGAAAGAAGTTCGATTTGAGGTAAAGACTCATGGCCCGAAGAGGGATGATGGTCCAGTTATCTTGGTTGTGAATGCTTGTGCCAGTCGTGACCTTCATGATCATGTTGTTGGAGTGTGCTTTGTTGCCCAGGATATGACTGTCCATAAGTTGGTGATGGACAAGTTTACTCGGGTTGAGGGTGACTACAAGGCAATCATTCACAACCCAAACCCACTCATTCCTCCTATATTTGGTGCTGACGAATTTGGATGGTGTTCTGAGTGGAATGCTGCAATGACCAAGCTGACTGGGTGGAACAGAGATGAGGTGCTCGATAAGATGCTTCTCGGCGAAGTGTTCGACAGTGGCAATGCCTCCTGCCTTTTGAAGAACAAAGATGCATTTGTAAGTCTATGTGTTCTTATCAACAGTGCATTAGCTGGCGAAGAAACAGAAAAGGCTCCATTCGGCTTCTTCGACCGAAGCGGAAAGTACATTGAGTGTCTTCTATcagcaaacagaaaagaaaatgacGGTGGTCTCATCACTGGAGTATTCTGTTTTATTCATGTTGCTAGTCATGAGCTGCAACATGCACTACAGGTGCAGCAAGCCTCGGAGCAGACGTCGCTAAAAAGGCTGAAGGCTTTCTCCTACATGAGACATGCGATCAACAACCCTCTCTCAGGCATGCTCTACTCTAGAAAAGCATTGAAGAACACAGATTTGAATGAAGAACAGATGAAGCAGATCCATGTCGGAGATAATTGTCACCACCAGATAAACAAGATACTTGCAGACTTGGATCAAGATAACATCACCGAAAAGTACCCTTCTTGCCAAATCTTCTAAACTGTTCTATTAGGTTCTTGTGTTTACTTTGGCTTACCATGTTTGCAGACCTCGTAGGTTGATGTTGTTGTTAGTTGTCCCAATTTCCTTCGCTTTCATGCCTATATGCCTCCTTATGTGATTAAAATTAAACAATGGATACGGTTTCATTTACACAACTTGTTAGCTATGCTGCTTTCGGGAGACTTAGCCAGTATGGTTTCACTTACTACTAAAGCTTACATTTATATTTGTGAGTTCCTATCTGCATATTAGAATAATGTTATATC contains:
- the LOC124704122 gene encoding phytochrome A type 3; amino-acid sequence: MSSSRPASSSSSRNRQSSRARVLAQTTLDAELNAEYEESGDSFDYSKLVEAQRDAPPVQQGRSEKVIAYLQHIQKGKVIQTFGCLLVLDEKTFNVIAFSENAPEMLTTVSHAVPSVDDPPRLGIGTNIRSLFSDQGATALHKALGFADVSLLNPILVQCKTSGKPFYAIVHRATGCLVIDFEPVKPTEFPATAAGALQSYKLAAKAISKIQSLPGGSMEVLCNTVVKEVFDLTGYDRVMAYKFHEDDHGEVFAEITKPGLEPYLGLHYPATDIPQAARFLFMKNKVRMICDCRARSIKVIEAEALPFDISLCGSALRAPHSCHLQYMENMNSIASLVMAVVVNENEEDDEAESEQPAQQQQKKKLWGLLVCHHESPRYVPFPLRYACEFLAQVFAVHVNREFELEKQLREKSILRMQTMLSDMLFREASPLTIVSGTPNIMDLVKCDGAALLYGGKVWRLRNAPTESQIHDIAFWLSDVHRDSTGLSTDSLHDAGYPGASALGDMICGMAVAKINSNDILFWFRSHTAAEIRWGGAKNDPLDMDDSRRMHPRLSFKAFLEVVKMKSLSWTDYEMDAIHSLQLILRGTLNDASKPKRESSLDNQIGDLKLDGLAELQAVTSEMVRLMETATVPILAVDGNGLVNGWNQKAAELTGLRVDDAIGRHILTLVEESSVPVVQRMLYLALQGKEEKEVRFEVKTHGPKRDDGPVILVVNACASRDLHDHVVGVCFVAQDMTVHKLVMDKFTRVEGDYKAIIHNPNPLIPPIFGADEFGWCSEWNAAMTKLTGWNRDEVLDKMLLGEVFDSGNASCLLKNKDAFVSLCVLINSALAGEETEKAPFGFFDRSGKYIECLLSANRKENDGGLITGVFCFIHVASHELQHALQVQQASEQTSLKRLKAFSYMRHAINNPLSGMLYSRKALKNTDLNEEQMKQIHVGDNCHHQINKILADLDQDNITEKSSCLDLEMAEFVLQDVVVAAVSQVLITCQGKGIRVSCNLPERFMKQSVYGDGVRLQQILSDFLFISVKFSPVGGSVEISSKLTKNSIGENLHLIDLELRVKHQGLGVPAELMAQMYEEDNKEQSEEGLCLLVSRNLLRLMNGDVRHLREAGVSTFILTAELASAPTVMGQ